Proteins encoded together in one Citromicrobium bathyomarinum window:
- a CDS encoding nuclear transport factor 2 family protein yields the protein MTHDEKLKLIDDLYAATGAGDWERAESMLTEDFFASEADHLPMKGRFTGRGGLRELYTLVFTMVDASGIKRIETTTGGDYAVVILEIQFAQEGLAPAETCEMFRFRDGKVCEIKPYYYNPAAFDAAVAAKKAGNA from the coding sequence ATGACGCACGATGAAAAGCTCAAGCTGATCGACGACCTTTACGCCGCCACCGGAGCGGGCGACTGGGAACGCGCGGAGTCCATGCTGACCGAAGACTTCTTCGCCAGCGAGGCCGATCACCTGCCGATGAAGGGCCGCTTCACCGGTCGCGGCGGGCTGAGAGAGCTCTACACGCTGGTCTTCACCATGGTCGATGCCAGCGGGATCAAGCGGATTGAGACCACCACCGGCGGCGACTACGCGGTGGTGATCCTCGAAATCCAGTTCGCGCAGGAAGGACTGGCCCCGGCGGAGACCTGCGAGATGTTCCGCTTCCGCGACGGCAAGGTGTGCGAGATCAAGCCCTATTACTACAACCCCGCCGCGTTCGATGCTGCGGTGGCGGCCAAGAAGGCGGGCAACGCCTGA
- a CDS encoding VOC family protein: MDHHRLFGSGPFFVLDRITLAHATYRGADSDLVHSSAYGQWGPVMVEFVQQDSAGVSPFREMFAEGETGLHHIALFEDDLEAAVARFADQGHAEAFRGTMEDGFQFVFIDTVASLGHMVELYRPVSALVGFYDMVADAAAGWDGSDPVRVLEG; the protein is encoded by the coding sequence ATGGACCACCATCGGCTGTTCGGCTCCGGCCCGTTCTTCGTGCTCGACCGGATTACGCTTGCCCATGCGACCTATCGCGGGGCCGACAGCGATCTGGTCCACAGCTCCGCCTATGGCCAGTGGGGGCCGGTGATGGTGGAGTTCGTCCAGCAGGATAGCGCTGGCGTGTCTCCGTTCCGCGAGATGTTCGCGGAGGGGGAAACCGGGCTGCACCATATCGCGCTGTTCGAGGACGATCTGGAAGCTGCGGTCGCGCGATTTGCCGACCAGGGCCACGCGGAGGCGTTTCGCGGGACGATGGAGGACGGCTTCCAGTTCGTTTTCATCGACACCGTCGCCAGCCTTGGGCACATGGTCGAACTTTACCGGCCTGTGTCCGCGCTGGTCGGTTTTTACGACATGGTTGCGGACGCGGCGGCCGGGTGGGACGGCAGCGACCCCGTTCGTGTTCTGGAAGGGTGA
- a CDS encoding Rieske (2Fe-2S) protein yields the protein MSATWFEAVAIDAFPEDGKLATKLGEWNVLIVREDGAFTAFNDCCTHQASALSTGRVRRGTIMCPLHGARFEARTGKCIGGAYPALRMFETRESEGMLEVAVPDQPPAIGERPKFG from the coding sequence ATGAGTGCCACGTGGTTTGAGGCTGTTGCGATCGACGCGTTCCCCGAGGATGGGAAGCTCGCGACGAAGCTGGGTGAATGGAATGTCCTGATCGTGCGCGAGGATGGTGCGTTCACCGCGTTCAACGATTGCTGCACCCACCAGGCCTCTGCCCTTTCGACAGGGCGTGTCCGTCGCGGCACGATCATGTGTCCGCTCCACGGCGCGCGGTTCGAGGCGCGCACGGGCAAGTGCATCGGCGGGGCCTATCCTGCCCTGCGCATGTTCGAAACGCGCGAGAGCGAGGGCATGCTGGAGGTCGCCGTACCGGATCAGCCACCCGCGATTGGCGAGCGGCCCAAGTTCGGCTGA
- a CDS encoding nuclear transport factor 2 family protein — MSYTGPVEDRLAIRELIEAYADAVTRRDADDWGACWAQDAKWEMPDYPEFPPQEGRDNIVALWKSAMEQYPGIMFQAWPGAIEIDGDHAKVRSWTAEVYDQGDNTVRDRGAYDDECVKVDGRWVFSRRSFRNIHKQIQPKGC, encoded by the coding sequence ATGAGCTATACCGGCCCGGTCGAGGACCGGCTCGCTATTCGCGAGCTGATCGAAGCCTATGCGGACGCGGTGACGCGACGCGATGCGGATGATTGGGGCGCTTGCTGGGCACAGGATGCCAAGTGGGAAATGCCCGATTACCCCGAATTTCCGCCGCAGGAAGGTCGCGATAACATCGTCGCCCTGTGGAAATCGGCGATGGAGCAATATCCCGGCATCATGTTCCAGGCCTGGCCCGGCGCAATCGAGATCGACGGCGACCATGCCAAGGTCCGCAGCTGGACCGCGGAAGTCTACGACCAGGGCGACAACACCGTGCGCGATCGCGGCGCCTATGACGACGAATGCGTGAAGGTGGACGGACGCTGGGTGTTCTCGCGCCGCAGCTTCCGCAATATTCACAAGCAAATCCAGCCGAAGGGGTGCTGA
- a CDS encoding NADP-dependent oxidoreductase: MSTRRHWRLDARPEGHDYEAALSLQEETLPELPEGQVRVAAQYLSMDAGVRVWMSAREDGYSPPIPLGATMQGQFIGRVEASRSDAFEEGDLVRGFGDWATHSTVDPALAGLTKLDADIDDVRQHFGVLGLNGMTALCGLTDVIGGLEEGQTVLVSAAAGATGGAACQIARNMGCKVYGIAGSPEKCEWLTGTLGIDGAIDYKRQNVAEEIAKIDGGIDVYFENVGGPILDAALPNMALGGRIGICGLLSGYTSESGEAGPARFDQILMKRLTVKGIFLPDYLAQGYDYYPQLRTWYDEGKLVGDIDETRGIENTLQAFRRMLTGDKSGKVIVAID, from the coding sequence ATGAGCACCCGTCGCCACTGGCGTCTCGATGCGCGGCCCGAAGGGCACGATTACGAAGCAGCACTGTCGCTGCAGGAAGAAACCCTGCCCGAACTGCCCGAAGGGCAGGTGCGGGTTGCCGCACAATACCTCTCCATGGATGCGGGCGTGCGCGTGTGGATGAGCGCGCGGGAGGATGGCTATTCACCGCCGATCCCGCTCGGCGCCACGATGCAGGGTCAGTTTATCGGCCGCGTCGAAGCCTCGCGCAGCGATGCCTTCGAAGAGGGCGATCTGGTTCGCGGCTTCGGCGACTGGGCGACCCACAGTACGGTCGACCCGGCGCTGGCCGGGCTGACGAAACTGGACGCGGATATCGACGATGTCCGCCAGCATTTCGGCGTGCTCGGCCTCAATGGCATGACCGCGCTGTGCGGGCTGACCGATGTGATCGGCGGTCTTGAGGAAGGGCAGACCGTGCTCGTCTCCGCAGCTGCCGGGGCGACCGGCGGAGCGGCCTGCCAGATCGCGCGCAACATGGGCTGCAAGGTCTACGGCATCGCGGGTTCGCCCGAGAAGTGCGAGTGGCTGACCGGCACGCTCGGCATCGACGGTGCGATCGATTACAAGCGGCAGAATGTCGCCGAGGAGATCGCGAAGATCGATGGCGGGATCGACGTCTATTTCGAAAATGTCGGCGGCCCGATCCTTGATGCGGCGCTACCCAACATGGCGCTGGGCGGCAGGATCGGCATTTGCGGGCTGCTTTCGGGCTATACCAGCGAAAGCGGCGAGGCTGGCCCGGCGCGGTTCGACCAGATCCTGATGAAGCGGCTGACCGTGAAGGGCATCTTCCTGCCCGACTATCTGGCCCAGGGCTACGACTACTACCCGCAACTGCGCACCTGGTACGACGAGGGCAAGCTGGTCGGCGATATCGACGAGACGCGCGGCATCGAAAACACGCTGCAGGCGTTCCGGCGCATGCTGACCGGCGACAAGTCGGGCAAGGTCATCGTCGCGATCGACTGA
- a CDS encoding glucose 1-dehydrogenase, translated as MTKRLDGKIALITGGASVPGLGSATAQRLAEEGAKVCVTDIDLDGAEAVAKGIRDAGGTAMALKQDVADEADWDSVLDRIAQEWGSLDILVNNAGIAVLRPIENLTSADWNKQLTVNLDSVFFGTRRAVEIMRKAGKGGSIVNLSSVAGLVGVPACSAYAAAKAGVRMFGKTIAIECARDNIRVNSIHPGMIDTNMQNVARSDNAEFFDKVVDSIPMGRMGDPVDIANAVLFLSCDEGRYVTGTELVVDGGMTAQ; from the coding sequence ATGACCAAACGCCTTGATGGCAAGATCGCACTCATCACCGGCGGCGCGTCGGTACCCGGTCTGGGCAGTGCAACCGCGCAGCGCCTCGCCGAAGAGGGTGCGAAGGTCTGCGTGACGGACATCGATCTCGACGGCGCGGAAGCGGTCGCCAAAGGCATCCGCGATGCGGGCGGCACCGCGATGGCGCTGAAGCAGGACGTCGCCGATGAAGCCGACTGGGACAGCGTGCTCGACCGGATTGCGCAGGAATGGGGCTCGCTCGACATCCTCGTCAACAATGCCGGGATCGCCGTACTGCGCCCGATCGAGAACCTTACCAGCGCGGACTGGAACAAGCAGCTGACCGTCAATCTGGACAGCGTGTTCTTCGGCACGCGGCGGGCGGTGGAGATCATGCGCAAGGCCGGGAAAGGCGGATCGATCGTCAACCTGTCGTCGGTCGCCGGGCTCGTCGGTGTGCCTGCCTGTTCGGCATATGCTGCGGCCAAGGCCGGGGTGCGGATGTTCGGCAAGACCATCGCGATCGAATGCGCGCGCGACAACATCCGGGTCAACTCGATCCACCCGGGGATGATCGACACCAACATGCAGAACGTCGCGCGGTCCGATAATGCGGAATTCTTCGACAAGGTGGTCGATTCGATCCCGATGGGCCGGATGGGCGATCCGGTCGATATCGCCAATGCGGTGCTGTTCCTCAGCTGCGACGAGGGTCGCTATGTCACCGGGACCGAACTGGTGGTCGATGGCGGGATGACCGCGCAGTAA
- a CDS encoding TonB-dependent receptor produces the protein MTVSTYRTVLATALGTSALMWAMPAQAQAQTPEDDSPDGYVGNQADDSDMDGEIIVTARRRDEALQDTPVAITAINTQTLDNRGTTTIGDIQGLSPNLLITNQNSGAAAANLSIRGLTYADVEKSAEPTVGVVIDGVFIGTSTGQFLDFFDIEQVEVLRGPQGTLFGRNTIGGVINIRRTRPTGQFGVKAEASYGEYGTFATRAVVNTPMLGDTVSGKFFYFHTESDGYYTDYYTGDRRGGSNNENYGVAIKVGDGGPFEALLTLEQQEQSFDVVNAPITETGEVFCGFMPAIECNRNTTSDLYTVFTEPFKSTYKAPAGTLEMNLDLGSLALTSITSYRKSEENQGQDFDGSSVDLYKVRRLQNYDQFSQELRAAGNFTDNFDFVIGGYYFNSNYDLIQYTSVFGFQPGVDASTTDNNPQSVIGSVESFAVFGDFNLSLSDTVRVSFGGRYTTDTKELSNGFAQTGLVGQGEATFKKFTPKLGVDWRPNEDLMVYASYSQGFRSGGFSPRAATAATASRPYEPEVVDSFELGTKLSFGRTQFNFAGFYSKYNDLQANTTIPGGPTGNQTITDNVASATIWGLEADFTSRLTSELTINGALGYLNNEVDGFIVGNVSPVNGNIIPFDYSNNNLIYNPKITGSIGATYDQPTSFGSMVGNVTFRYIDPYDQQISLGPLSGDLANGPVIVNGNDPRVRSDAQTLLDASIRANFEIGGARAYASVFVRNLLDDRGPNAAFTVAGLFSFSSAREPRIFGASVGFDF, from the coding sequence ATGACTGTTTCGACCTATCGTACGGTCCTGGCAACCGCGCTGGGCACCTCCGCCTTGATGTGGGCGATGCCCGCGCAGGCACAGGCGCAGACGCCGGAGGACGATTCGCCCGATGGCTATGTCGGCAACCAGGCCGATGACAGCGACATGGACGGCGAGATCATCGTTACCGCCCGCCGCCGCGACGAAGCGCTGCAGGATACGCCGGTCGCGATCACCGCGATCAATACCCAGACGCTGGATAATCGCGGCACCACGACCATCGGCGATATTCAGGGGCTGTCGCCCAACCTGCTGATCACCAACCAGAACAGCGGCGCGGCTGCGGCGAACCTCTCCATTCGCGGCCTCACCTATGCCGACGTCGAGAAATCCGCCGAACCGACCGTGGGCGTCGTGATCGACGGCGTATTCATCGGCACCAGCACCGGCCAGTTCCTCGACTTCTTCGATATCGAACAGGTCGAAGTGCTGCGCGGCCCGCAAGGCACGCTGTTCGGCCGCAACACGATCGGCGGCGTGATCAACATCCGCCGCACCCGCCCGACCGGCCAGTTCGGCGTCAAGGCGGAAGCAAGCTATGGCGAGTACGGCACCTTTGCGACCCGCGCGGTCGTCAACACGCCGATGCTCGGCGATACGGTGTCGGGCAAGTTCTTCTACTTCCACACCGAATCCGACGGCTATTACACCGATTACTACACCGGCGACCGTCGCGGCGGGAGCAACAACGAAAACTATGGCGTAGCGATCAAGGTTGGCGATGGCGGCCCCTTCGAAGCCCTGCTGACGCTGGAACAGCAGGAACAGTCCTTCGACGTGGTCAACGCGCCAATCACCGAGACGGGGGAAGTCTTCTGCGGCTTCATGCCCGCGATCGAATGCAATCGTAACACCACGAGCGACCTGTACACGGTCTTCACCGAGCCTTTCAAATCGACCTACAAGGCCCCGGCAGGTACGCTGGAGATGAACCTCGATCTGGGCAGCCTCGCGCTTACCTCGATCACCAGCTATCGCAAATCGGAAGAGAACCAGGGCCAGGATTTCGACGGTTCCAGCGTAGATCTGTACAAGGTCCGCCGCCTTCAGAACTACGACCAGTTCAGCCAGGAGCTGCGCGCCGCCGGCAACTTCACCGACAATTTCGATTTCGTGATCGGTGGGTACTATTTCAACTCGAACTACGACCTGATCCAGTACACCTCGGTCTTCGGGTTCCAGCCGGGGGTCGATGCGAGCACCACGGACAACAATCCGCAATCGGTTATCGGCTCGGTGGAAAGCTTCGCCGTGTTCGGCGACTTCAACCTCAGCCTGTCGGATACGGTCCGCGTGTCGTTCGGCGGACGGTACACGACCGACACCAAGGAGCTCAGCAACGGGTTCGCCCAGACCGGGCTCGTCGGCCAGGGCGAAGCCACGTTCAAGAAGTTCACCCCCAAGCTGGGGGTCGACTGGCGGCCCAACGAAGATCTGATGGTCTATGCCAGCTATTCGCAGGGCTTCCGCTCGGGCGGGTTCTCCCCGCGTGCAGCGACGGCCGCGACCGCCAGCCGCCCCTACGAGCCCGAGGTCGTCGACAGCTTCGAACTGGGCACCAAACTGAGTTTCGGCCGCACCCAGTTCAACTTCGCCGGGTTCTATTCGAAGTATAATGACCTGCAGGCGAACACGACCATCCCCGGCGGTCCGACGGGCAACCAGACGATCACCGATAACGTCGCCTCGGCAACCATCTGGGGCCTGGAAGCGGACTTCACGTCGCGTTTGACCAGCGAGCTGACCATCAATGGTGCCCTGGGCTACCTCAACAACGAGGTCGACGGGTTCATCGTGGGCAACGTCTCGCCGGTGAACGGCAACATCATCCCATTCGACTATTCGAACAACAACCTGATCTACAACCCGAAGATCACCGGATCGATCGGCGCGACGTACGACCAGCCGACCAGTTTCGGCAGCATGGTCGGCAACGTCACCTTCCGGTACATCGATCCGTACGATCAGCAGATTTCGCTCGGGCCGCTCAGCGGCGACCTGGCCAACGGGCCGGTGATCGTGAACGGAAACGACCCGCGGGTTCGCTCCGATGCGCAGACCCTGCTCGACGCCAGCATCCGCGCGAATTTCGAAATCGGTGGCGCACGCGCCTATGCCTCGGTCTTCGTGCGCAACCTGCTCGACGATCGCGGACCGAACGCCGCGTTCACCGTGGCCGGGCTGTTCTCCTTCTCGTCGGCGCGCGAACCGCGCATCTTCGGCGCATCGGTCGGCTTCGACTTCTGA